In a single window of the Natronosalvus caseinilyticus genome:
- a CDS encoding branched-chain amino acid ABC transporter permease: protein MSAPTTRLENLPIDAVHVGLALLVLSIVFVLSPLFVQPPSGSFVFFEVGVLFFLYAMILVGLNLQFGHAGLVNFGPVAFFAVGGYAAAILTANDPFQAVGLGFPWPVGVVAAVLAAAALGVLIGVSTLRLRDDFLAIVTLAVAEIVHGLIVAFRDVTGGTVGLTSVPRPIAGTTDVGGGAALVSTIIVFAALAVVFYGVFRRLSASPYGRVLRAIRADDQVTETLGKRVFRYKVAVFVYGAAIAGLAGALLVFYNGAAAEGFFTIDVTVIVWVGMLIGGAGNDRGVIGGLAIIMGFQLLTRFFNDAIPFITQDQFASIRLMFVGLLLMLIIRYRPEGLWGDADRLGVES from the coding sequence GTGAGCGCTCCGACGACCCGACTCGAGAACCTGCCGATCGACGCAGTCCACGTCGGACTCGCGTTGCTGGTGCTCTCGATAGTGTTCGTGCTGAGTCCGCTCTTCGTCCAGCCGCCGAGCGGCTCGTTCGTCTTCTTCGAAGTCGGCGTCCTCTTCTTCCTGTACGCGATGATCCTGGTCGGGTTGAACCTCCAGTTCGGCCACGCGGGACTGGTCAACTTCGGCCCGGTCGCCTTCTTCGCTGTCGGCGGTTACGCCGCAGCAATTCTGACCGCGAACGATCCGTTCCAGGCCGTCGGGCTCGGGTTTCCGTGGCCGGTCGGGGTGGTCGCCGCCGTCCTCGCCGCGGCCGCACTCGGCGTCTTGATCGGCGTCTCGACGCTCAGGCTTCGCGACGACTTCCTGGCCATCGTCACGCTGGCCGTCGCCGAAATCGTCCACGGGTTGATCGTCGCGTTCCGCGACGTGACCGGCGGAACGGTCGGCCTCACCAGCGTGCCGCGGCCGATCGCCGGGACCACCGACGTCGGCGGCGGCGCGGCGCTCGTGTCGACGATCATCGTCTTCGCGGCGCTCGCGGTGGTCTTCTACGGCGTCTTCCGCCGGCTGTCGGCCTCGCCGTACGGGCGCGTCCTCCGCGCGATTCGCGCCGACGACCAGGTGACCGAGACGCTCGGCAAGCGCGTGTTCCGGTACAAGGTCGCCGTGTTCGTCTACGGCGCCGCGATAGCGGGACTGGCGGGTGCGCTGCTGGTCTTCTACAACGGCGCCGCCGCGGAGGGTTTCTTCACCATCGACGTGACCGTCATCGTCTGGGTCGGGATGCTCATCGGCGGAGCGGGTAACGACCGCGGCGTCATCGGCGGGCTCGCGATCATCATGGGCTTTCAGCTACTGACGCGCTTTTTCAACGACGCGATTCCGTTCATCACCCAGGACCAGTTCGCCTCGATCCGGCTGATGTTCGTCGGGCTCCTGTTGATGCTCATCATCAGGTACCGCCCGGAGGGTCTCTGGGGCGACGCCGACAGGCTGGGGGTGGAGTCGTGA
- a CDS encoding branched-chain amino acid ABC transporter permease, with protein sequence MEIPLAQEIIFGLVIGSYIALGAIGFTLVYGLVNMINFAHGEFITVGAFVGYLAVVFGGLSIPVAVVVALAITAIVGWVIARVTFEPMNEAGAVPLLLMSIGLGLVLRNGFRVIAGPSRRTLPRDVTTYRFDDWGFFVTSQQLFIIGVTLVAVVVLHVFLSRTMLGIAMRATSDNEDLALVSGIDTRRIRNAVWLAASGLAGVAGVMLAVSQSANPNVGFGQLLLIITAAILGGAGSPYGAIVGSYLLGIGITVSVAFLPSGLTELNATMAFVVLIVVLLVRPGGLVNAEVRTS encoded by the coding sequence ATGGAAATTCCACTCGCACAGGAGATCATCTTCGGTCTGGTTATCGGTTCGTACATCGCACTCGGCGCGATCGGGTTTACGCTGGTGTACGGCCTCGTCAACATGATCAACTTCGCCCACGGCGAGTTCATCACGGTCGGGGCGTTCGTCGGGTATCTCGCGGTCGTATTCGGCGGGCTCTCGATCCCGGTGGCCGTCGTCGTCGCCCTGGCGATCACGGCAATCGTCGGCTGGGTCATCGCCCGCGTCACGTTCGAACCCATGAACGAGGCGGGCGCAGTCCCGTTGCTATTGATGTCCATCGGGCTGGGTCTGGTCTTGCGCAACGGGTTCCGGGTGATCGCGGGACCGTCGCGTCGGACCCTTCCACGAGACGTCACAACGTACCGCTTCGACGACTGGGGCTTCTTCGTCACGAGTCAACAGCTGTTCATCATCGGCGTGACGCTCGTCGCCGTCGTCGTCCTCCACGTCTTTCTCAGCCGGACGATGCTCGGCATCGCGATGCGCGCGACCTCGGACAACGAGGACCTCGCGCTGGTCTCCGGGATCGACACCCGTCGAATCAGAAACGCGGTCTGGCTCGCCGCGTCTGGACTCGCGGGCGTCGCGGGCGTCATGCTCGCCGTCTCGCAGTCGGCCAACCCCAACGTGGGCTTCGGACAACTCCTGTTGATCATCACCGCTGCCATCCTCGGCGGCGCGGGCAGTCCCTACGGGGCGATCGTCGGATCGTACCTGCTTGGTATCGGTATCACCGTCTCCGTCGCGTTTCTCCCGTCCGGGCTGACGGAACTCAACGCGACCATGGCGTTCGTCGTCCTCATCGTCGTCTTGCTCGTTCGTCCCGGCGGCCTCGTCAACGCGGAGGTGCGGACGTCGTGA
- a CDS encoding ABC transporter substrate-binding protein — MSRKETVGTDRRTFLKVTGTGALTTITLAGCIGTEGDGNGGNGGNGGNGGNGDNDSNGGNGESPDTVVVGQPGSLTGTWDFLQPAASDATDLAVQQINDAGGPLDAEFEVNRQDTTVDPQQAREVLRQFIDSDGVAAINGLYSSEIEPLWEFIQEQQVPIITPWPGSTYLDTRGGDKGTDETDDDEWLWRTVIGDTVHTAGAAEAMIDQAGVERMGILSATSAGEEGWTRQFTSWYEELGGEIVEVISADEGQSSYQSQLNELFSNDFDAWALSFALEDAITILRNWEDGGYGGQLLMEDGLRDDSLIDEVGEQAEGAWIAAGSTEGPNYDQFLSSYEEVSDEGLHPWAVAAYDATNIIALAIHHAGETSHEAIQQSIGAVSRPDGTTVTTFAEGKDALDNGDKINYEGAVTDCDFTEHGNVWGDVVVERVTPDGFETEFTISGDDLQDEIDEY, encoded by the coding sequence ATGTCACGCAAGGAAACAGTCGGGACCGATCGCCGAACCTTTCTGAAGGTCACTGGAACGGGTGCACTGACGACAATCACTCTGGCAGGCTGTATCGGGACCGAAGGCGACGGGAACGGTGGCAACGGCGGGAACGGTGGTAACGGGGGTAACGGCGACAACGACAGCAACGGCGGCAACGGCGAGTCGCCCGACACCGTCGTGGTTGGACAGCCGGGGTCGTTGACCGGCACGTGGGACTTCCTGCAACCGGCAGCCTCCGACGCGACGGATCTGGCGGTACAGCAGATCAACGACGCTGGCGGGCCGCTCGATGCCGAGTTCGAGGTCAATCGCCAGGACACCACGGTCGACCCCCAACAGGCTCGCGAGGTGCTCAGGCAGTTCATCGACAGCGACGGTGTCGCCGCCATCAACGGCCTGTACTCGAGCGAGATCGAACCGCTCTGGGAGTTCATCCAGGAACAGCAAGTCCCGATCATCACGCCGTGGCCGGGCTCGACGTACCTCGACACCAGAGGCGGGGACAAGGGAACCGACGAGACGGACGACGACGAGTGGCTCTGGCGAACCGTCATCGGCGACACGGTCCACACGGCAGGCGCCGCGGAGGCGATGATCGACCAGGCCGGCGTCGAACGAATGGGCATCCTCAGCGCCACGAGCGCCGGCGAGGAGGGCTGGACGCGGCAGTTCACCAGCTGGTACGAGGAACTCGGCGGCGAAATCGTCGAGGTCATCTCGGCTGACGAGGGCCAGTCGTCCTACCAGAGCCAGTTGAACGAACTGTTCAGCAACGACTTCGACGCGTGGGCGCTGTCGTTCGCCCTCGAGGACGCGATCACGATCCTCCGCAACTGGGAGGACGGCGGCTACGGCGGGCAGTTGCTGATGGAAGACGGCCTCCGGGACGACTCCCTCATCGACGAAGTCGGCGAACAGGCCGAAGGCGCCTGGATCGCCGCCGGCAGTACGGAGGGGCCGAACTACGACCAGTTCCTCTCGAGCTACGAGGAGGTGAGCGACGAAGGACTTCACCCCTGGGCGGTCGCGGCCTACGACGCGACGAACATCATCGCGCTGGCGATTCACCACGCTGGCGAGACGTCTCACGAGGCTATTCAGCAGAGTATCGGCGCGGTGTCTCGCCCCGACGGAACGACCGTGACGACGTTCGCCGAGGGAAAGGACGCGCTCGACAACGGCGACAAAATCAACTACGAGGGTGCCGTGACCGACTGTGATTTCACCGAACACGGAAACGTCTGGGGGGACGTGGTCGTCGAGCGGGTGACGCCCGACGGCTTCGAGACGGAGTTCACTATCAGCGGCGACGACCTGCAGGACGAGATCGACGAGTACTGA
- a CDS encoding AAA family ATPase yields MSERKRLVVVCGLPGTGKTTVASDLAARLEADLVRTDVVRKDRFSDPEYTETETQATYEATLARAARALERDGVAVVDGTFRRKPLRERARAVADDVDARFELVRVECDTAVVRTRIAEREGDESDADFAVYELLESEFEPPEEPHHRVDNSGSLAETRRQLSAICETLEARVS; encoded by the coding sequence ATGTCCGAACGGAAGCGTCTCGTCGTCGTCTGCGGGCTCCCCGGCACCGGAAAAACGACCGTCGCGTCGGACCTCGCGGCCCGGCTCGAGGCCGACCTCGTCCGCACCGACGTCGTACGCAAGGATCGGTTCTCCGACCCGGAGTACACCGAGACGGAGACGCAGGCGACCTACGAGGCGACGCTCGCTCGCGCGGCCAGGGCGCTCGAGCGCGACGGCGTCGCGGTCGTCGACGGGACCTTCCGCCGGAAACCGCTCCGCGAGCGAGCGCGGGCGGTCGCCGACGACGTCGACGCCCGGTTCGAACTCGTCCGCGTCGAGTGTGACACGGCCGTCGTTCGCACGCGCATCGCGGAACGTGAGGGCGACGAAAGCGACGCCGACTTCGCCGTCTACGAACTCCTCGAGTCGGAGTTCGAACCACCCGAGGAGCCCCACCACCGGGTGGACAACTCCGGTTCGCTGGCGGAGACCCGTCGTCAGCTGTCCGCGATCTGCGAGACGCTCGAGGCACGGGTTTCCTGA
- the trmY gene encoding tRNA (pseudouridine(54)-N(1))-methyltransferase TrmY, which yields MRQFVLIAHDVPTDADFSLDDLAGGAGRLDALCRSITASFVTSHGIRTDVQVHLVVQDTYTITFDGRDLRNLNPDERSTAALVRTALEHREEAIGALPAEPSPGVELYRRGFAETLEAVAEDARGPIVQLHEDGDSIVDADPQSLADPTFVLSDHHDFTEEEADLLAEAADRRLRLGPTLLHADQAITVAHHYLDTEGYERV from the coding sequence ATGCGCCAGTTCGTCCTCATCGCCCACGACGTCCCCACCGACGCCGACTTCTCGCTCGACGACCTCGCCGGCGGCGCCGGCCGACTCGACGCCCTCTGCCGGTCGATCACCGCCTCGTTCGTCACCTCACACGGCATCCGAACCGACGTCCAGGTCCACCTCGTCGTCCAGGACACCTACACGATCACCTTCGACGGGCGCGACCTCCGGAACCTCAACCCCGACGAACGAAGCACCGCCGCGCTGGTCCGGACGGCCCTCGAGCACCGCGAGGAGGCCATCGGTGCGCTGCCCGCCGAGCCGAGTCCCGGCGTCGAACTCTATCGACGCGGGTTCGCCGAGACGCTCGAGGCGGTCGCCGAGGACGCTCGAGGCCCCATCGTTCAACTGCACGAGGACGGCGATTCTATCGTCGACGCCGATCCACAATCGCTCGCCGACCCCACCTTCGTCCTCTCGGATCATCACGACTTCACCGAGGAGGAAGCCGACCTGCTCGCCGAGGCGGCCGACCGACGGCTCCGACTCGGGCCGACGCTGCTCCACGCTGACCAGGCAATCACCGTCGCGCACCACTACCTCGATACCGAGGGCTACGAGCGGGTCTGA
- a CDS encoding homoserine kinase: protein MRTVRAPATSANLGSGYDVFGLALETPADVVRVECAEETSISVTGAGSTYIPEDPKSNTVGAVAEALGVTAHIHIDKGVRPSSGLGSSAASAAGAALALNALYDLGHSRTDLVSAAAEGEALVSGEAHADNVAPSLLGGFTVVTENGITQVDASLSLVACLPETVVSTRDAREVVPSSTSRAAVTETVGNAATLAIGMTRNDPDLVGRGMDDPVVTPARAALIDGYDDVRAAALEAGATGVTVSGAGPSLLAVCRAGDQRAVADAMLETFDDAGVESRAYQTRVGQGATLYD, encoded by the coding sequence ATGCGAACCGTGCGAGCGCCCGCGACGAGCGCGAACCTCGGCAGTGGCTACGACGTGTTCGGCCTCGCACTCGAGACACCCGCGGACGTCGTGCGCGTCGAGTGCGCCGAGGAGACCTCGATCTCCGTCACCGGCGCCGGCAGCACCTACATCCCGGAAGATCCGAAGTCGAACACCGTCGGGGCGGTCGCGGAGGCGCTCGGGGTGACCGCCCACATCCACATCGACAAGGGCGTCCGCCCGTCGTCGGGGCTCGGTTCCTCGGCCGCGAGTGCCGCCGGTGCCGCCCTCGCGTTGAACGCCCTCTACGACCTCGGACACAGTCGAACGGACCTCGTCTCGGCGGCCGCCGAAGGTGAGGCGCTCGTCTCCGGGGAGGCTCACGCCGACAACGTCGCCCCGTCGTTGCTGGGCGGGTTCACCGTCGTCACCGAGAACGGCATCACGCAGGTCGACGCGTCGCTCTCGCTGGTCGCCTGTCTCCCCGAAACCGTGGTTTCGACGCGTGACGCCCGCGAGGTCGTCCCCTCGTCGACGTCGCGAGCGGCCGTCACCGAAACCGTGGGCAACGCGGCGACGCTCGCCATCGGGATGACGCGCAACGATCCCGACCTCGTCGGGCGGGGGATGGACGACCCTGTGGTCACGCCCGCTCGAGCGGCCCTGATCGACGGCTACGACGACGTCAGGGCGGCGGCCCTCGAGGCCGGCGCGACGGGCGTGACGGTCAGCGGCGCCGGCCCGTCCCTGCTGGCGGTCTGTCGGGCCGGCGACCAGCGGGCGGTGGCCGACGCGATGCTCGAGACGTTCGACGACGCGGGCGTCGAGAGTCGTGCCTATCAGACCCGGGTGGGGCAGGGTGCGACGCTGTACGACTGA
- a CDS encoding MFS transporter, with the protein MLSIVGRFLALFRVDRRVMALAFARMADGVGNSFLIIVIPLYVGSDLVGGNAFGLEEAVVIGTILSLYGFLNSSAQPFTGRYSDRTGKRKAFILVGLAGLAVTNLAYVFADTYAQLFLIRGLQGVSVAFIVPTSIALVNELATTRDRGGNMGVYNTFRLIGFGAGPVAAGAVVSAGPYALSVPGTNGLGVAVNGFDAAFYVATVTAAVSYLLVTVLVSDPESTVADAGSDLSIAALDRSGRHLLDPVFTLGVATLFLAGSIALFATLQPQINARLEQGSTWFGLQFAGFVIAQILLQTPIGRASDRFGRRPFIVAGMVLLIPTTIVQGYAFTPETMFLARLAQGVAGAMVFAPSLALAGDLAGAGESGTKLSVLTMAFGFGIALGPFASGTLVGYGFRVPFLFGGAIAAVGAVLVVTQVEETLEVDRIDEQDERGEPTDG; encoded by the coding sequence ATGCTATCGATCGTCGGTCGCTTCCTCGCGCTCTTTCGCGTCGACCGGCGAGTCATGGCGCTCGCGTTCGCCCGGATGGCCGACGGTGTCGGCAACTCGTTTCTGATCATCGTCATCCCGCTGTACGTCGGCAGCGACCTGGTCGGCGGGAACGCCTTCGGCCTCGAGGAGGCCGTCGTCATCGGCACGATCCTCTCGCTGTACGGTTTTCTCAACAGCAGCGCCCAGCCGTTCACCGGGCGGTACTCCGACCGAACGGGCAAGCGAAAGGCCTTCATCCTGGTCGGCCTCGCCGGATTGGCCGTGACCAACCTGGCGTACGTCTTCGCCGACACGTACGCGCAGCTGTTCCTGATTCGCGGCCTGCAGGGCGTGAGCGTCGCCTTCATCGTCCCGACGTCGATCGCGCTCGTGAACGAACTCGCGACCACGCGGGATCGAGGCGGCAACATGGGCGTCTACAACACCTTTCGGCTGATCGGTTTCGGCGCCGGTCCAGTCGCCGCCGGGGCGGTCGTCAGTGCAGGTCCGTACGCGCTATCGGTCCCCGGGACGAACGGCCTCGGAGTCGCCGTCAACGGGTTCGACGCGGCCTTCTACGTCGCGACGGTCACCGCGGCGGTGAGCTACCTGCTGGTCACCGTCCTGGTCTCCGATCCCGAGTCGACGGTGGCGGACGCGGGGTCGGACCTCTCCATCGCCGCCCTCGACCGATCGGGCCGTCACCTCCTCGACCCGGTCTTCACCCTCGGTGTCGCGACGCTCTTTCTCGCGGGCTCGATCGCCCTGTTCGCGACGCTTCAGCCCCAGATCAACGCCCGCCTCGAGCAGGGATCGACCTGGTTCGGGCTCCAGTTCGCCGGCTTCGTGATCGCGCAGATCCTCCTCCAGACGCCGATCGGCCGGGCCAGCGACCGGTTCGGGCGGCGACCGTTCATCGTCGCCGGCATGGTGCTGTTGATTCCGACGACGATCGTGCAGGGGTACGCGTTCACCCCCGAGACGATGTTCCTCGCCAGACTGGCCCAGGGCGTCGCCGGCGCGATGGTGTTCGCCCCCTCGCTCGCGCTGGCGGGCGACCTCGCGGGTGCGGGCGAGTCCGGGACGAAACTGTCGGTGCTGACGATGGCCTTCGGATTCGGCATCGCTCTCGGCCCCTTCGCCTCCGGGACGCTCGTCGGCTACGGCTTTCGGGTGCCGTTTCTCTTCGGCGGCGCAATCGCTGCAGTCGGTGCGGTACTCGTCGTAACGCAGGTCGAGGAGACGCTCGAGGTCGACCGTATCGACGAGCAGGACGAACGCGGCGAACCGACCGACGGGTAG
- a CDS encoding DUF1684 domain-containing protein, producing MTTDDPDPGSASDRGAATDVDREEYRRALEEKRAEKDRFFGDHPQSPIPPEDREGFDGLAYFEPDLEYRVTATVELEADPVAMETTAGREVRYLRVATLAFDLERADSDLAGGRYELAAYSQDGSTDELFVPFRDKTTGQQSYRGGRYMELEVDGDLEDGQDLVVDFNLAYSPFCAFSETFDCPLPPEENWLEVAIPAGEKAY from the coding sequence ATGACGACCGACGACCCTGACCCTGGCTCCGCGAGCGACCGCGGAGCCGCCACCGACGTCGACCGCGAGGAGTACCGCCGGGCGCTCGAGGAAAAACGCGCCGAGAAGGACCGATTCTTCGGCGATCACCCCCAGTCGCCGATCCCACCCGAAGACCGCGAGGGCTTCGACGGTCTCGCGTACTTCGAACCGGACCTCGAGTACCGGGTGACGGCGACGGTCGAGCTCGAGGCCGACCCCGTCGCGATGGAAACGACCGCGGGACGCGAAGTGCGATACCTCCGGGTCGCCACCCTCGCGTTCGACCTCGAGCGCGCGGATTCGGACCTCGCGGGGGGACGGTACGAACTCGCCGCCTACAGTCAGGACGGAAGCACCGACGAACTGTTCGTCCCGTTCCGGGACAAGACGACGGGACAGCAGAGTTACCGCGGCGGCCGGTACATGGAACTCGAGGTCGACGGCGACCTCGAGGACGGCCAGGACCTCGTCGTCGACTTCAACCTCGCGTACTCACCGTTCTGTGCGTTCAGCGAGACGTTCGACTGCCCGCTCCCGCCCGAGGAGAACTGGCTCGAGGTGGCGATTCCGGCGGGAGAGAAGGCGTACTGA
- a CDS encoding class I SAM-dependent methyltransferase — MSVREEFDEWAADGRDKGMEARHWHTAKHALARMPVEAGDTVLDLGCGSGYAGRALRETNDAGAVYGLDGAPEMARNAASYTDDSRVGYVVGDFGSLPFADDSVDHVWTMEAFYYAADPHEALAEVARVLRPGGTFYCAVNYYEENVHSHGWQDTISVEMTRWSRDQYREAFQEAGLYVAEQDSIPDRETEIPDESAFPTDDWETREAMVERYREYGTLLTVGVAP, encoded by the coding sequence ATGAGCGTTCGCGAGGAGTTCGACGAGTGGGCGGCCGACGGCCGCGATAAGGGGATGGAGGCGCGCCACTGGCACACGGCGAAACACGCGCTCGCGCGGATGCCGGTCGAAGCGGGCGACACAGTACTCGACCTGGGGTGTGGCAGCGGCTACGCCGGACGCGCCCTCCGGGAGACGAACGACGCTGGAGCCGTCTACGGGCTCGACGGGGCGCCCGAGATGGCCCGCAACGCCGCGAGCTACACCGACGATTCGCGCGTCGGCTACGTCGTCGGCGACTTCGGCTCTCTCCCGTTCGCCGACGACAGCGTCGACCACGTCTGGACGATGGAGGCGTTCTACTACGCCGCCGACCCCCACGAGGCGCTCGCGGAAGTCGCCCGGGTGCTTCGCCCGGGCGGGACCTTCTACTGCGCCGTCAACTACTACGAGGAGAACGTCCACTCACACGGCTGGCAGGACACCATCTCGGTCGAGATGACCCGCTGGAGTCGCGACCAGTACCGGGAGGCCTTCCAAGAGGCGGGGTTGTACGTCGCCGAGCAGGATTCGATTCCGGATCGCGAGACCGAGATCCCGGACGAGAGCGCCTTCCCCACCGACGACTGGGAGACGCGCGAGGCTATGGTCGAACGGTACCGGGAGTACGGGACGCTCCTGACGGTGGGCGTCGCGCCCTGA
- a CDS encoding DUF7090 family protein, with amino-acid sequence MEYALEIEGTPETVPGGTGILLLHPSTGETDRIDTDFLKTDTDSFLVISTRTTAREVTQKLEYYDVDESRAVILDTLSIERGYSRRSSDDVHYVAAPDDVDGIVRQVERFLEENDGKVRLSFDSVTELAYYAGEDAALETVERLVGLLEEHDAVGLFHLSEEVHDADVVDQFRELFAGIVDLDEDGTVTAEF; translated from the coding sequence ATGGAGTACGCGCTCGAAATCGAGGGGACGCCAGAGACCGTACCAGGGGGGACGGGGATTCTCCTCCTGCACCCGAGCACCGGCGAAACCGACCGCATCGACACCGACTTCCTGAAGACCGACACCGATTCGTTCCTCGTCATCTCGACGCGAACCACCGCTCGTGAGGTCACCCAGAAACTCGAGTACTACGACGTCGACGAGTCCCGCGCCGTCATCCTCGACACGCTGAGCATCGAGCGAGGCTACTCCCGGCGCTCGAGCGACGACGTCCACTACGTCGCCGCCCCCGACGACGTCGACGGCATCGTTCGCCAGGTCGAGCGCTTCCTCGAGGAAAACGACGGAAAGGTACGGCTGAGTTTCGACTCGGTTACCGAACTCGCCTACTACGCCGGCGAAGACGCCGCCCTCGAGACCGTCGAACGGCTGGTGGGATTGCTCGAGGAACACGACGCCGTCGGCCTGTTTCACCTCTCCGAGGAGGTCCACGACGCCGACGTCGTCGATCAGTTCCGAGAGCTGTTCGCCGGGATCGTCGACCTGGACGAGGACGGGACCGTCACGGCGGAGTTCTGA
- a CDS encoding DUF7089 family protein produces the protein MFEERRLSPAVDAVREEHVPDALVLDAGRDFETLPPAQAEDLGLLVESLEPSTYPAEWLPEDAPRLLARYAGRDFTIGMPGDGSIVWTRQTRPPVVLVKSRVQGTPEPFLDFLLAEALVELGLEVPEHFLGFFEETYRDLDAAVPLEPNATYQIAAALYDGWTGLQTREVFRSWTDADTHPELAEAWKDAGTRLEGRVAELPGAVARGETDLADATELACAAIKHGLELPAPFAALDTSAYRDHGPSYAVRWAEKTFAALEGA, from the coding sequence ATGTTCGAGGAGCGCCGCCTCTCACCGGCCGTCGACGCCGTTCGCGAGGAACACGTCCCCGACGCACTCGTCCTTGACGCAGGGAGGGACTTCGAGACGCTCCCGCCGGCCCAGGCGGAGGACCTCGGCTTGCTGGTCGAATCCCTCGAGCCGTCGACCTACCCCGCCGAGTGGCTCCCCGAGGACGCCCCGCGACTGCTCGCTCGCTACGCCGGCCGCGACTTCACAATCGGGATGCCCGGCGACGGGAGCATCGTCTGGACGCGCCAAACCAGGCCGCCGGTCGTGCTGGTCAAGAGCCGCGTTCAGGGCACTCCGGAACCGTTTCTGGACTTTTTACTCGCGGAGGCGCTCGTCGAGCTCGGCCTCGAGGTGCCCGAGCACTTCCTGGGGTTCTTCGAGGAGACGTATCGAGACCTCGACGCGGCCGTCCCGCTCGAGCCCAACGCCACCTACCAGATCGCCGCGGCGCTGTACGACGGCTGGACAGGGCTCCAAACGCGTGAGGTCTTTCGGTCCTGGACGGACGCGGACACCCACCCCGAACTGGCGGAGGCGTGGAAAGACGCCGGGACGCGACTCGAGGGGCGGGTCGCCGAACTTCCGGGGGCCGTCGCCCGCGGCGAGACGGACCTCGCTGACGCGACGGAACTCGCGTGTGCGGCGATCAAACACGGCCTCGAGTTACCGGCACCGTTCGCGGCCCTCGACACGAGCGCCTACCGCGACCACGGCCCGTCCTACGCGGTCCGGTGGGCCGAGAAGACGTTCGCGGCGCTCGAGGGAGCGTAA
- a CDS encoding adenosylhomocysteinase, translating into MTDYPPISDQLSAAAADPDSDVQDLESARKEGRRKMDWAAQHMPILTALREEFEADRPLEGERIAMAMHVEAKTANLVEVLADGGAEIAITGCNPLSTHDDVSAALDTHEHITSYAKRGVDGDEYYDAIHATLDLEPTITVDDGMDLVAAVHEDYPELIDGIVGGAEETTTGVHRLRAMDEDGALEYPVFAVNDTPMKRLFDNVHGTGESSLASIAMTTNLSWAGKNVVVAGYGYCGKGVAKKAAGQNANVIVTEVEPRRALEAHMEGYDVMPMAEAAEVGDVFLTTTGNRDVIVEEHFEVMQDGVLLANAGHFDIEVDLDGLADLAVDTYEARDGVQAYELADGRRLNVIAEGRLVNLAAPIALGHPVEVMDQSFGIQAACVREMVENGDAYGPGVHDVPDELDREIAEIKLAADGVAFDDLTDVQREYMGSWDHGT; encoded by the coding sequence ATGACCGACTATCCACCGATCAGCGACCAGCTATCGGCCGCCGCCGCGGACCCCGACTCGGACGTCCAGGACCTCGAGTCCGCGCGCAAGGAGGGCCGTCGCAAGATGGACTGGGCCGCCCAGCACATGCCGATCCTCACCGCGCTCCGGGAGGAGTTCGAGGCCGACCGACCCCTCGAGGGCGAGCGCATCGCGATGGCGATGCACGTCGAGGCCAAGACGGCGAACCTCGTCGAGGTGCTGGCCGACGGCGGCGCCGAAATCGCCATCACCGGCTGTAATCCCCTGTCGACCCACGACGACGTGAGCGCGGCGCTCGACACCCACGAGCACATTACGAGCTACGCGAAACGCGGCGTCGACGGCGACGAATACTACGACGCGATCCACGCGACCCTCGACCTCGAGCCGACGATCACCGTCGACGACGGGATGGACCTCGTCGCGGCCGTCCACGAAGACTACCCCGAACTCATCGACGGCATCGTCGGCGGCGCCGAGGAGACGACCACGGGCGTTCACCGCCTGCGCGCAATGGACGAAGACGGCGCGCTCGAGTATCCCGTCTTCGCGGTCAACGACACGCCGATGAAGCGGCTGTTCGATAACGTCCACGGCACCGGCGAGTCCTCCCTCGCGTCCATCGCGATGACCACGAACCTCTCCTGGGCCGGCAAGAACGTCGTCGTGGCCGGCTACGGCTACTGCGGGAAGGGCGTCGCGAAGAAGGCCGCCGGCCAGAACGCGAACGTGATCGTCACCGAAGTCGAGCCCCGCCGGGCACTCGAGGCCCACATGGAGGGCTACGACGTGATGCCGATGGCCGAGGCCGCCGAGGTCGGCGACGTCTTCCTCACGACGACGGGCAACCGAGACGTCATCGTCGAGGAGCACTTCGAGGTCATGCAGGACGGCGTCTTGCTGGCCAACGCGGGCCACTTCGACATCGAGGTCGACCTCGATGGGCTCGCTGACCTCGCCGTCGACACCTACGAGGCCCGTGACGGCGTACAGGCCTACGAACTCGCGGACGGCCGCCGCCTGAACGTGATCGCAGAGGGACGACTGGTCAACCTCGCAGCCCCCATCGCGCTCGGCCACCCGGTCGAGGTCATGGACCAGAGCTTCGGCATCCAAGCTGCCTGCGTCCGCGAGATGGTCGAGAACGGCGATGCGTACGGGCCGGGCGTCCACGACGTTCCGGACGAACTCGACAGGGAGATCGCCGAGATCAAACTCGCCGCCGACGGCGTCGCGTTCGACGACCTGACGGACGTCCAGCGCGAGTACATGGGTTCGTGGGACCACGGGACATAG